A stretch of DNA from Acinetobacter sp. C26M:
CAAGCCTTTTCGGAGCTTAAATATTAATGGATAAATTTTTAATTACGGGCGGTGTTAAGCTCGAAGGTGAAGTACGCATTTCTGGTGCTAAAAATGCGGCTCTACCTTTACTTGCAGCAATGATTCTTGCTGATTCTCCGATTACCTTGACGAATGTTCCAAATTTAAAAGATGTAAACACATTGGTTAAGTTGATTGCAGGTCTTGGCGTAACCATGAGCTATGAAGGTGAAACGGTTCGTGCTGATGCTTCGACATTAGATAATCAATTCGCGCCATATGAACTCGTAAAAACCATGCGTGCTTCGATTCTCGTGCTTGGTCCATTGTTGGCACGGTATGGTAATGCCAAAGTATCTTTACCTGGTGGTTGTGCGATTGGTTCACGTCCAGTCGATCAACACTTAAAAGCTTTAGAAGCTTTAGGTGCGCAGATTGAAGTTGAAAATGGCTATGTCCATGCTTCAGTTGATGGTCGTTTAAAAGGTGGTGAAGTTGTCTTTGAGATGGTAACCGTTGGTGGTACCGAGAACATTTTGATGGCTGCTGCACTTGCTGACGGTGTGACTACGATTCGTAATGCTGCTCGTGAACCAGAAATCACCGATCTTGCGCAAATGTTGATTAAGATGGGCGCTAAAATCGAAGGTTTAGATACGGATACTCTAGTTGTTACTGGTGTTGAAAGTTTACATGGGTGTGAATATGCAGTTGTTGCAGACCGTATTGAAACAGGTTCATATTTAGCTGCCGCTGCCATTACTGGTGGGCGAGTGAAAACCACCCATACTGATCCTGCATTATTAGAAGCAGTATTGGATAAGTTTGAAGAAATGGGTGCCGAAGTCACGCGTGGTGATGACTGGATTGAATTGGATATGCAGGGTAAACGTCCTAAAGCTGTGAGCTTTAGAACATTGCCGCATCCAGAATTTCCGACAGACATGCAAGCGCAAATTATGGCAGTCAATGTGATTGGGCGTGGCTTTGCAACCATTTCTGAAACCATTTTCGAAAACCGTTTTATGCATGTACCAGAACTTTCACGTATGGGTGCTAACATCCAAGTTGAAGGACATGATGCGGTCGTAACAGGTGTAGAAACACTTCAGGCTGCACCTGTAATGGCAACGGATTTACGTGCTTCATTTTCGCTTGTTTTAGCTGCTTTGGTTGCTGAAGGTGAAACACTAGTTGATCGTATCTACCATATTGATCGTGGTTACGAACATGTGGAAGAAAAATTGCAAAGTTTAGGTGCTCAGATTAAGCGAGTGAAAGGATGAATGACTTAAGAAACGATGATCCAAATTTTGACGTAATGGGCAATTTTGATCATGGTTTAACTTTAGCACTCAGTAAAGGTCGTATCTTAAAGGAAACATTACCATTGCTTGAAAAGGCGGGTATTAATTTACTTGAAGATCCAGATAAATCACGCAAATTGATTTTTCCAACCACGCACAAAAAAGTTCGTATTTTGATTTTACGTGCTTCTGATGTTCCGACTTATGTTGAGAATGGTGCAGCAGACTTTGGTGTAGCGGGTAAAGATGTATTGATGGAACATGGTGCGCAACATGTTTATGAGTTGCTTGACCTAAAAATTGCCAATTGTAAGTTGATGACGGCGGGTAAAGTCGGCATGGAACGACCAAAAGGCCGTTTAAAGATCGCAACCAAATACGTCAACTTGACTCGTCAATACTATGCAAGCCTTGGTGAGCAGGTTGATGTCATTAAGCTATACGGATCAATGGAACTTGCACCTTTGGTTGGGTTAGGTGATTACATTGTCGATGTGGTTGATACGGGGAATACTTTACGTGCCAATGGTTTGGAACCATTAGAAGAAATTTGCAAAGTTTCTTCACGTTTAATCGTCAATAAGGCGAGCTTTAAGCGTAAGCAAGCGGTGTTAAATCCGATTTTGACGCAACTTG
This window harbors:
- the murA gene encoding UDP-N-acetylglucosamine 1-carboxyvinyltransferase — translated: MDKFLITGGVKLEGEVRISGAKNAALPLLAAMILADSPITLTNVPNLKDVNTLVKLIAGLGVTMSYEGETVRADASTLDNQFAPYELVKTMRASILVLGPLLARYGNAKVSLPGGCAIGSRPVDQHLKALEALGAQIEVENGYVHASVDGRLKGGEVVFEMVTVGGTENILMAAALADGVTTIRNAAREPEITDLAQMLIKMGAKIEGLDTDTLVVTGVESLHGCEYAVVADRIETGSYLAAAAITGGRVKTTHTDPALLEAVLDKFEEMGAEVTRGDDWIELDMQGKRPKAVSFRTLPHPEFPTDMQAQIMAVNVIGRGFATISETIFENRFMHVPELSRMGANIQVEGHDAVVTGVETLQAAPVMATDLRASFSLVLAALVAEGETLVDRIYHIDRGYEHVEEKLQSLGAQIKRVKG
- the hisG gene encoding ATP phosphoribosyltransferase, whose protein sequence is MNDLRNDDPNFDVMGNFDHGLTLALSKGRILKETLPLLEKAGINLLEDPDKSRKLIFPTTHKKVRILILRASDVPTYVENGAADFGVAGKDVLMEHGAQHVYELLDLKIANCKLMTAGKVGMERPKGRLKIATKYVNLTRQYYASLGEQVDVIKLYGSMELAPLVGLGDYIVDVVDTGNTLRANGLEPLEEICKVSSRLIVNKASFKRKQAVLNPILTQLEQAIKARQN